One genomic segment of Protaetiibacter intestinalis includes these proteins:
- the coaBC gene encoding bifunctional phosphopantothenoylcysteine decarboxylase/phosphopantothenate--cysteine ligase CoaBC, whose product MSDPLRVVVGISGGIAAYKAVGVVREFVLRGHDVHVVATEAALRFVGRPTLEAISRNPVETELFDGVAEVRHVALGQSADLVVVAPATANTLAKLAAGLADDLLGTTILASTAPLVVAPAMHTEMWANAATRANVATLVARGVHVVGPASGQLTGSDSGPGRMSEPADIVDAALAALRPRDLAGRRVVVTAGGTREPLDPVRFIGNRSSGRQGVAIAEAAAARGASVLLIAAHLEVPAPSGVELREVGTALELRDAVLEAAAGADAVVMAAAVADYRPEHVAETKIKKETQGDELALRLVRNPDILAEVSAAPRDGRTIVGFAAETEPDDDRLLELGRAKAARKGADYLVLNRVGWSEGFATEGNSVVIVSRGGDIVTRASGSKREVADAILDLVV is encoded by the coding sequence ATGAGCGATCCGCTGCGCGTCGTCGTCGGCATCTCCGGCGGCATCGCGGCCTACAAGGCCGTCGGTGTCGTGCGCGAGTTCGTGCTGCGCGGCCACGACGTGCACGTCGTGGCGACGGAGGCCGCGCTGCGGTTCGTGGGCCGGCCGACGCTGGAGGCGATCAGCCGCAACCCGGTCGAGACCGAGCTGTTCGACGGCGTCGCGGAGGTGCGGCATGTCGCGCTCGGCCAGTCGGCCGACCTCGTGGTCGTGGCCCCGGCGACCGCGAACACCCTCGCGAAGCTCGCGGCGGGGCTCGCCGACGACCTGCTCGGCACCACGATCCTCGCCTCCACGGCACCCCTCGTCGTCGCGCCCGCGATGCACACCGAGATGTGGGCCAACGCGGCGACGCGTGCCAACGTGGCGACGCTCGTCGCGCGGGGCGTGCACGTCGTAGGCCCGGCATCCGGGCAGCTCACCGGATCCGACAGCGGACCGGGGCGCATGTCGGAACCCGCCGACATCGTCGACGCCGCCCTCGCGGCGCTGCGGCCCCGCGACCTGGCGGGACGCCGCGTCGTCGTGACGGCGGGCGGCACGCGCGAACCGCTCGACCCCGTGCGCTTCATCGGCAACCGCTCGAGCGGGCGCCAGGGGGTCGCGATCGCGGAGGCGGCCGCCGCGCGTGGCGCTTCCGTGCTGCTCATCGCGGCGCATCTCGAGGTGCCGGCACCCTCGGGCGTCGAACTGCGCGAGGTCGGCACGGCGCTCGAGCTGCGCGACGCCGTGCTCGAGGCCGCCGCGGGCGCGGATGCCGTCGTGATGGCCGCCGCGGTGGCCGACTACCGGCCCGAGCACGTGGCCGAGACCAAGATCAAGAAGGAGACCCAGGGCGACGAGCTCGCCCTGCGGCTCGTGCGCAACCCCGACATCCTCGCCGAGGTCTCCGCCGCGCCCCGCGACGGCCGCACGATCGTCGGCTTCGCCGCGGAGACGGAGCCCGACGACGATCGGCTGCTGGAGCTCGGCCGCGCCAAGGCCGCCCGGAAGGGCGCCGACTATCTGGTCCTCAACAGGGTCGGCTGGAGCGAGGGTTTCGCCACGGAGGGCAACAGCGTCGTCATCGTGTCGAGGGGCGGCGATATAGTGACCCGGGCGAGCGGCTCCAAACGCGAGGTCGCCGATGCGATCCTCGACCTCGTGGTCTGA
- the carA gene encoding glutamine-hydrolyzing carbamoyl-phosphate synthase small subunit, with the protein MIDTDPAVLVLEDGTRYTGRAYGARGRTLGEAVFATGMTGYQETLTDPSYAGQIVVMTAPHIGNTGVNQEDPESRRIWVSGYVVRDPSRVVSNFRATGSLDADLGENGVVGISGIDTRAVTRRLRDAGSMRAGIFSGPDAALGAEEQLEIVRSGASMAGLNLSAQVSVAAATVTPARGERLGNLAVLDLGVKQATIDNLADRGFEVHVLPQDVTLEGILAIDPVAVFYSNGPGDPAASGDHVELLQGVLREGLPFFGICFGNQLLGRALGLGTYKLPFGHRGINQPVLDKATGRVEITAHNHGFAVDAPLEGVIESPAGFGRLEVSHVGLNDNVVEGLRALDIPAFSVQYHPEAAAGPHDANYLFDRFRDMVAADLAKKN; encoded by the coding sequence ATGATCGACACCGACCCCGCCGTGCTCGTGCTCGAGGACGGCACCCGGTACACCGGGCGCGCCTACGGCGCCCGCGGCCGCACCCTCGGGGAGGCGGTCTTCGCGACCGGCATGACCGGCTACCAGGAGACCCTCACCGACCCGAGCTACGCGGGCCAGATCGTCGTCATGACGGCTCCGCACATCGGCAACACGGGCGTCAACCAGGAGGATCCGGAGTCGCGGCGCATCTGGGTCTCCGGGTACGTCGTGCGCGACCCCTCCCGCGTCGTGTCGAACTTCCGGGCGACGGGCAGCCTCGACGCCGACCTCGGCGAGAACGGCGTGGTCGGCATCAGCGGCATCGACACCCGGGCCGTGACCCGCCGCCTGCGCGACGCCGGGTCCATGCGGGCGGGCATCTTCTCCGGCCCGGATGCCGCGCTCGGCGCCGAGGAGCAGCTCGAGATCGTGCGCTCCGGCGCGTCGATGGCGGGCCTCAACCTCTCGGCGCAGGTCTCGGTCGCCGCAGCCACGGTGACCCCCGCGCGCGGCGAGCGGCTCGGCAACCTCGCCGTGCTCGACCTGGGCGTCAAGCAGGCCACGATCGACAACCTCGCCGACCGCGGTTTCGAGGTGCACGTGCTCCCGCAGGACGTCACCCTCGAGGGCATCCTCGCCATCGACCCGGTCGCGGTGTTCTACTCCAACGGCCCGGGCGACCCGGCGGCCTCCGGCGACCACGTCGAGCTGCTGCAGGGGGTGCTGCGGGAGGGGCTGCCGTTCTTCGGCATCTGCTTCGGCAACCAGCTGCTCGGCCGCGCCCTCGGCCTCGGCACCTACAAGCTGCCGTTCGGCCACCGCGGCATCAACCAGCCCGTGCTCGACAAGGCCACCGGCCGGGTCGAGATCACCGCCCACAACCACGGCTTCGCCGTCGACGCCCCGCTCGAGGGCGTCATCGAGAGCCCGGCCGGCTTCGGGCGGCTCGAGGTGAGCCACGTGGGCCTCAACGACAACGTCGTGGAGGGGCTGCGCGCCCTCGACATCCCCGCCTTCTCGGTGCAGTACCACCCCGAGGCGGCGGCCGGTCCGCACGACGCCAACTACCTGTTCGACCGTTTCCGCGACATGGTCGCGGCCGACCTCGCGAAGAAGAACTAA
- a CDS encoding dihydroorotase produces MTSILIRGAQLPDGAGTDLLVEDGRIAERGPSLSAAGATVIDADGLLALPGLVDLHTHLREPGFEQSETVLTGTRAAASGGFTAVFAMANTSPVADTAGVVEQVASLGAEHGYATVRPIGAVTVGLAGERLSEIGAMARSRAGVRVFSDDGKCVHDALLMRRALEYVATFDGVIAQHAQEPRLTEGAQMNEGALSSELGLAGWPAVAEEAIIARDVLLADAVGARLHVCHVSTAGSVEIVRWAKARGIRVTAEVTPHHLLLTEELARGYDARFKVNPPLRRDEDVHALRAALADGTIDIVATDHAPHPIETKECAWQEASFGMVGLESALSVVQAAMVDTGLIGWADVARVLSRTPAEIGRLAGYDAPFEVGAPAHLTLVDPTATRVFGLAELHGKGVNSPYLGRELPGRVVATLHGGVPTVLDGVLREAEEVARG; encoded by the coding sequence ATGACCTCGATCCTCATCCGCGGAGCGCAGCTCCCCGACGGCGCGGGCACCGACCTCCTGGTGGAGGACGGTCGGATCGCCGAACGCGGTCCCTCGCTCTCCGCCGCCGGCGCGACCGTGATCGACGCCGACGGGCTGCTCGCCCTGCCGGGCCTCGTCGACCTGCACACGCACCTGCGCGAGCCGGGCTTCGAGCAGAGCGAGACGGTGCTCACGGGCACCCGCGCCGCGGCCTCCGGCGGCTTCACCGCGGTGTTCGCGATGGCCAACACCTCGCCCGTCGCCGACACGGCGGGCGTCGTCGAGCAGGTCGCCTCGCTCGGCGCGGAGCACGGCTACGCGACCGTCCGCCCGATCGGCGCCGTGACGGTCGGCCTCGCGGGGGAGCGGCTCTCCGAGATCGGCGCGATGGCCCGCTCGCGCGCCGGGGTGCGGGTCTTCAGCGACGACGGCAAGTGCGTGCACGACGCCCTGCTCATGCGCCGCGCGCTCGAGTACGTGGCGACCTTCGACGGCGTCATCGCCCAGCACGCCCAGGAGCCGCGGCTCACCGAGGGCGCCCAGATGAACGAGGGCGCGCTCAGCTCGGAGCTCGGCCTCGCCGGCTGGCCCGCGGTCGCCGAGGAGGCGATCATCGCCCGCGACGTGCTGCTCGCGGATGCCGTGGGCGCCCGGCTGCACGTCTGCCACGTCTCGACGGCGGGCAGCGTCGAGATCGTGCGCTGGGCGAAGGCGCGCGGCATCCGGGTGACCGCGGAGGTCACCCCCCATCACCTGCTGCTCACCGAGGAGCTCGCGCGCGGCTACGACGCCCGCTTCAAGGTCAACCCGCCGCTGCGCCGCGACGAGGATGTGCACGCCCTGCGAGCGGCCCTCGCCGACGGCACGATCGACATCGTCGCGACCGACCACGCGCCGCACCCGATCGAGACGAAGGAGTGCGCCTGGCAGGAGGCCTCCTTCGGCATGGTGGGGCTCGAATCCGCGCTCTCGGTCGTGCAGGCCGCGATGGTCGACACGGGGCTCATCGGCTGGGCGGATGTCGCGCGCGTGCTCTCGCGGACGCCCGCCGAGATCGGCCGCCTCGCCGGCTACGACGCCCCGTTCGAGGTGGGCGCGCCGGCGCACCTCACGCTCGTCGACCCCACCGCGACCCGCGTGTTCGGGCTCGCCGAGCTGCACGGCAAGGGCGTCAACTCGCCGTACCTCGGCCGCGAGCTGCCCGGGCGGGTCGTCGCGACCCTGCACGGGGGAGTGCCGACGGTGCTCGACGGCGTGCTCCGCGAGGCGGAGGAGGTCGCCCGTGGCTGA
- the gmk gene encoding guanylate kinase, whose protein sequence is MPEVDRVAASRAAIAARRARAAVKEAVRRRERRPLEIAEAAWADPSTPEGSLRVRELLTSIPGIGPSRVARIMEELGIADAKRVGGLGARQRVRLRDWLAARDVGPLRAAGRLVVLAGPTAVGKGTVSAHIRDNYPEVLLSVSATTRPPRPGEVDGRHYYFVSDEQFDAMIEGNDFLEYATVHNASRYGTPRPPIEAALAEGRSVLLEIDLQGARAVREAMPDALLVFLLPPSWEELVRRLTGRGTESAAEQARRLETAKVELAAQHEFDVRVVNHDVGRAAREVVELLAVPGTDSARTRT, encoded by the coding sequence ATGCCCGAGGTCGACCGGGTCGCCGCCTCCCGTGCGGCGATCGCCGCACGGCGCGCCCGCGCCGCCGTGAAGGAGGCCGTGCGCCGCCGTGAGCGCCGGCCGCTCGAGATCGCGGAGGCGGCCTGGGCCGACCCGAGCACGCCGGAGGGCAGCCTCCGCGTGCGCGAGCTGCTCACGAGCATCCCGGGGATCGGACCGAGCCGCGTCGCCCGCATCATGGAGGAGCTCGGGATCGCCGACGCCAAGCGCGTCGGAGGCCTCGGCGCCCGGCAGCGGGTGCGCCTGCGCGACTGGCTCGCCGCGCGCGACGTCGGCCCGCTGCGCGCCGCCGGGCGACTCGTCGTGCTCGCGGGGCCGACCGCGGTCGGCAAGGGCACCGTCTCGGCCCACATCCGCGACAACTACCCCGAGGTGCTGCTGAGCGTCTCCGCGACGACACGGCCGCCGCGTCCCGGCGAGGTCGACGGCCGCCACTACTACTTCGTCTCGGACGAGCAGTTCGACGCCATGATCGAGGGCAACGACTTCCTCGAGTACGCGACGGTGCACAACGCCTCCCGCTACGGCACCCCGCGTCCGCCCATCGAGGCGGCCCTCGCCGAGGGGCGCAGCGTCCTCCTCGAGATCGACCTGCAGGGTGCCCGGGCGGTGCGGGAGGCGATGCCGGATGCGCTGCTCGTCTTCCTGCTGCCGCCCAGCTGGGAGGAGCTCGTGCGCCGACTGACCGGCCGCGGCACCGAATCGGCGGCCGAGCAGGCCCGTCGGCTGGAGACCGCGAAGGTCGAGCTCGCGGCCCAGCACGAGTTCGATGTGCGCGTCGTGAACCACGACGTCGGACGCGCGGCCCGCGAGGTCGTAGAATTGCTGGCAGTGCCCGGAACCGATTCCGCGCGCACGCGAACGTGA
- a CDS encoding PH-like domain-containing protein produces MADKFWPVLVIALLLAIAVGFMLLGWRNRRRRQSALDVVAVPPAEIGEELGSERVLYSATTLAEQPLERIVVGGLGFRARGLMRIARGGVVLDLAGTAPAFIPLADIRGVGLASWTIDKGVDEDGLVFVRWELAGTLVDSYFRADDPDRLLAVLTELSPSAAAAARTAHPDTPQEEAPA; encoded by the coding sequence GTGGCTGACAAGTTCTGGCCCGTGCTGGTCATCGCGCTGCTGCTCGCCATCGCGGTCGGCTTCATGCTGCTCGGCTGGCGCAACCGCCGCCGCCGGCAGTCCGCGCTCGACGTGGTGGCCGTGCCGCCGGCCGAGATCGGTGAGGAGCTGGGGAGCGAGCGCGTGCTGTACTCGGCGACGACGCTCGCCGAGCAGCCGCTCGAGCGCATCGTGGTCGGCGGGCTCGGATTCCGCGCCCGCGGTCTCATGCGGATCGCGCGCGGCGGCGTCGTGCTCGACCTCGCCGGCACGGCGCCCGCCTTCATCCCGCTCGCCGACATCCGCGGGGTGGGGCTCGCGTCCTGGACCATCGACAAGGGCGTCGACGAGGACGGCCTCGTCTTCGTGCGCTGGGAGCTGGCGGGCACCCTCGTCGACAGCTACTTCCGCGCCGACGACCCCGACCGCCTGCTGGCGGTCCTCACCGAGCTCTCGCCGAGCGCCGCGGCCGCCGCGCGCACGGCGCACCCCGACACCCCTCAGGAAGAGGCCCCCGCATGA
- the pyrF gene encoding orotidine-5'-phosphate decarboxylase, giving the protein MTDGFGARLAEVVARRGPLCVGIDPHAPLLAAWGLGDDAAGVREFGLRVIDAAASRIGIVKPQISFFERHGSAGYAVLEELLAAARAAGLLVIADVKRGDVGSTVDAYGEAWLTPGTPLEADAMTAVAYQGFGSLDGVLARAAAAGKGVFVLAATSNPESAEVQTLRTASGETIAARMVAHAAEHGGNVGVVVGGTVELAAVGIDPDALRAVPVLGPGFGVQGARLADAPATFGAAIGSLLPSVSRSVLGAGPDGIGSAIDAAVAEVASWQR; this is encoded by the coding sequence ATGACGGACGGATTCGGCGCCCGGCTCGCGGAGGTCGTCGCTCGACGAGGGCCCCTGTGCGTCGGCATCGATCCGCACGCGCCGCTGCTGGCGGCGTGGGGTCTCGGCGACGATGCCGCGGGGGTGCGCGAGTTCGGCCTCCGGGTGATCGACGCCGCGGCGTCGCGCATCGGCATCGTCAAGCCGCAGATCTCCTTCTTCGAGCGGCACGGCTCGGCGGGCTACGCGGTGCTCGAGGAGCTGCTCGCCGCGGCCCGTGCCGCGGGCCTGCTCGTCATCGCCGACGTCAAGCGGGGCGACGTCGGCTCGACCGTCGACGCCTACGGCGAGGCGTGGCTCACGCCCGGCACGCCGCTCGAGGCGGATGCCATGACGGCCGTCGCCTACCAGGGCTTCGGCTCGCTCGACGGCGTGCTCGCGCGCGCGGCCGCGGCCGGCAAGGGCGTGTTCGTGCTCGCGGCGACCTCCAACCCGGAGAGCGCGGAGGTGCAGACCCTGCGCACGGCATCCGGCGAGACCATCGCCGCCCGCATGGTCGCCCACGCGGCCGAGCACGGCGGGAACGTGGGCGTCGTGGTCGGCGGCACGGTCGAGCTCGCGGCCGTCGGCATCGACCCGGATGCGCTGCGGGCCGTGCCGGTGCTCGGTCCCGGCTTCGGGGTGCAGGGCGCCCGCCTCGCCGATGCCCCGGCGACCTTCGGCGCGGCGATCGGTTCGCTGCTGCCGAGCGTGTCGCGTTCGGTGCTCGGCGCCGGTCCCGACGGCATCGGCTCGGCGATCGACGCCGCGGTCGCGGAGGTGGCATCGTGGCAGAGGTGA
- a CDS encoding aspartate carbamoyltransferase catalytic subunit — protein sequence MRHLLSTVGLARDEALGILDLAEDMAEVATRAVPKLPTLRGRTVANLFFEDSTRTRLSFEAAAKRLSADVITFSAKGSSVSKGESLKDTAQTIAAMGIDAVVLRHSASGAAEVLAGSGWIDAAVVNAGDGTHQHPTQGLLDAYTLRKTLHGDASRGRDLDGVRVAIVGDILHSRVARSNVWLLTTLGAEVTLVAPRTLLPTGVDAWPVRVGTDLDAAIAEAPDAVMMLRVQQERMHAAFFPHEREYANEWGLDDARLARLAADTIVMHPGPMNRGLEISARAADSPRSVILDQVTNGVSIRMAVLYLVLSGSDPREVAE from the coding sequence ATGAGGCACCTGCTGTCGACGGTCGGACTCGCCCGCGACGAGGCGCTCGGCATCCTCGACCTCGCCGAGGACATGGCCGAGGTCGCGACCCGCGCCGTCCCGAAACTCCCGACCCTGCGCGGACGCACGGTCGCCAACCTCTTCTTCGAGGACTCGACCCGCACGCGGCTCAGCTTCGAGGCGGCCGCGAAACGGCTCTCGGCGGACGTCATCACCTTCAGTGCGAAGGGCTCGAGCGTCTCGAAGGGGGAGAGCCTCAAGGACACCGCCCAGACGATCGCGGCGATGGGCATCGACGCGGTCGTGCTGCGGCACTCGGCCTCGGGTGCCGCCGAGGTGCTCGCCGGATCCGGCTGGATCGACGCCGCCGTCGTCAACGCCGGCGACGGCACCCACCAGCACCCCACCCAGGGGCTGCTCGACGCCTACACCCTGCGCAAGACGCTGCACGGCGACGCCTCGCGCGGCCGCGACCTCGACGGCGTGCGGGTCGCCATCGTGGGCGACATCCTGCACTCGCGGGTCGCGCGGTCGAACGTGTGGCTGCTCACGACGCTCGGCGCCGAGGTGACCCTCGTCGCCCCCCGCACCCTGCTGCCGACGGGCGTCGACGCCTGGCCCGTGCGGGTCGGCACCGACCTCGACGCGGCGATCGCGGAGGCGCCGGACGCCGTCATGATGCTGCGGGTGCAGCAGGAGCGCATGCACGCGGCGTTCTTCCCGCACGAGCGCGAGTACGCGAACGAGTGGGGCCTCGACGACGCACGGCTCGCCCGACTCGCGGCGGATACGATTGTCATGCACCCCGGGCCCATGAACCGCGGGCTCGAGATCTCGGCACGCGCCGCGGACTCGCCCCGGTCGGTCATCCTCGATCAGGTCACCAACGGGGTGTCGATACGGATGGCGGTGCTCTACCTCGTGCTCTCAGGTTCCGACCCGCGGGAGGTCGCGGAATGA
- the carB gene encoding carbamoyl-phosphate synthase large subunit, with protein MPKRADIQSVLVIGSGPIVIGQAAEFDYSGTQACRVLRAEGVRVILVNPNPATIMTDPDFADATYIEPITNEILEAIIAKERPDAVLPTLGGQTALNAAIALDEAGILEKYGVELIGAKVDAIKKGEDRQIFKDLVIEAGADVARSYIVHTLDEAITAADDLGYPLVVRPSFTMGGLGSGFAHDRAELERMVSDGLHQSPTTEVLLEESILGWKEYELELMRDTSDNTVVVCSIENVDPVGVHTGDSITVAPALTLTDREYQRLRDIGIDIIRAVGVDTGGCNIQFAVEPTTGRVIVIEMNPRVSRSSALASKATGFPIAKIAAKLAIGYRLDEIPNDITKVTPASFEPTLDYIVVKVPRFAFEKFPSADATLTTTMKSVGEAMAIGRNYTTALQKALRSLEKRGSSFHWDTHLAPKGELIKLAKTPTDGRIVTVQQALRAGATVEELYAATGIDPWFLDQIVLVNEVADEIASLRPLDEALFRLAKDHGFSDAQIAQLRGLEEQQVRNLRWQLGVRPVYKTVDTCAGEFPALTPYHYSSYDLETEVAPSDKRKVVILGSGPNRIGQGVEFDYSCVHASFALHDAGFETIMINCNPETVSTDYDTSDRLYFEPLTLEDVLEVVHAESQSGELVGVIVQLGGQTALGLAKGLEAAGVPILGTSPGAIDLAEERGLFSGILDRAGLISPRNGTATDAPSAVAVAEAIGYPVLVRPSFVLGGRGMEIVYDTPSLEDYFDRVRDQAIIGPGSPLLVDRFLDDALEIDIDALYDGERLYVGGIMEHIEEAGVHSGDSACTLPPVTLGRDVLDRVVDATRKIAEGIGVNGLLNVQFAIGAGVLYVLEANPRASRTVPFVSKALGIPLAKAASLVMVGRSIDELVGDGLLPEHDGSRVPLDSPVSVKEAVLPFKRFRTRDGHVVDSVLGPEMRSTGEVMGIDADFPRAFAKSQDAAYGGLPDSGTVFVSVADRDKRAVVLPVLRLQQLGFDIVATEGTAEVLARNGIRATTVRKYSMGQGGIEGTVVDLINTGRIDVVINTPSGRSARADGVEIRTATVAADKPLFTTIAQLGAAVGSLEARGSEVRVRSLQDYATDRAARAGVAG; from the coding sequence GTGCCCAAGAGAGCCGACATCCAGAGCGTCCTCGTCATCGGGTCCGGCCCGATCGTCATCGGGCAGGCCGCCGAGTTCGACTACTCCGGCACGCAGGCCTGCCGGGTGCTGCGCGCCGAGGGGGTGCGGGTGATCCTCGTGAACCCCAACCCCGCGACGATCATGACCGACCCCGACTTCGCCGACGCGACCTACATCGAGCCGATCACGAACGAGATCCTCGAGGCGATCATCGCGAAGGAGCGCCCGGATGCCGTGCTGCCGACGCTCGGCGGCCAGACCGCGCTCAACGCGGCCATAGCGCTCGACGAGGCCGGCATCCTCGAGAAGTACGGCGTGGAGCTCATCGGCGCGAAGGTCGACGCCATCAAGAAGGGCGAGGACCGCCAGATCTTCAAGGACCTCGTGATCGAGGCCGGTGCCGACGTCGCGAGGTCCTACATCGTGCACACCCTCGACGAGGCGATCACGGCGGCCGACGACCTCGGCTACCCGCTCGTCGTGCGCCCGTCGTTCACGATGGGCGGCCTCGGCTCCGGCTTCGCCCACGACCGCGCCGAGCTCGAGCGCATGGTCTCCGACGGTCTGCACCAGTCGCCCACCACCGAGGTGCTCCTCGAGGAGTCCATCCTCGGCTGGAAGGAGTACGAGCTCGAGCTCATGCGCGACACCTCCGACAACACGGTCGTCGTCTGCTCGATCGAGAACGTCGACCCGGTCGGCGTGCACACGGGCGACTCGATCACGGTCGCGCCCGCGCTCACCCTCACCGACCGCGAGTACCAGCGGCTGCGCGACATCGGCATCGACATCATCCGCGCGGTCGGCGTCGACACGGGCGGCTGCAACATCCAGTTCGCGGTCGAGCCGACCACGGGGCGCGTCATCGTCATCGAGATGAACCCGCGCGTCTCGCGCTCCTCGGCGCTCGCCTCGAAGGCCACGGGCTTCCCGATCGCGAAGATCGCCGCGAAGCTCGCGATCGGCTACCGCCTCGACGAGATCCCCAACGACATCACGAAGGTCACCCCGGCCTCCTTCGAGCCGACCCTCGACTACATCGTCGTCAAGGTGCCCCGCTTCGCCTTCGAGAAGTTCCCCTCGGCGGATGCCACCCTCACGACCACCATGAAGTCGGTCGGCGAGGCGATGGCGATCGGCCGCAACTACACGACCGCCCTGCAGAAGGCGCTGCGCTCGCTCGAGAAGCGCGGTTCGAGCTTCCACTGGGACACCCACCTGGCGCCCAAGGGCGAGCTGATCAAGCTCGCGAAGACGCCCACCGACGGTCGCATCGTCACGGTGCAGCAGGCGCTGCGCGCCGGCGCGACGGTCGAGGAGTTGTATGCCGCGACCGGCATCGATCCCTGGTTCCTCGACCAGATCGTGCTCGTCAACGAGGTCGCCGACGAGATCGCGAGCCTGCGCCCGCTCGACGAGGCGCTCTTCCGCCTCGCGAAGGACCACGGCTTCTCCGACGCCCAGATCGCCCAGCTGCGCGGCCTCGAGGAGCAGCAGGTGCGCAACCTCCGCTGGCAGCTCGGCGTCCGGCCCGTCTACAAGACGGTCGACACCTGCGCGGGCGAGTTCCCGGCCCTCACCCCGTACCACTACTCGAGCTACGACCTCGAGACCGAGGTCGCTCCGAGCGACAAGCGCAAGGTGGTCATCCTGGGCTCCGGCCCGAACCGCATTGGACAGGGCGTCGAGTTCGACTACTCCTGCGTGCACGCGAGCTTCGCGCTGCACGACGCCGGGTTCGAGACGATCATGATCAACTGCAACCCGGAGACCGTGTCGACCGACTACGACACGAGCGACCGGCTCTACTTCGAGCCCCTCACCCTCGAGGACGTGCTCGAGGTCGTGCACGCGGAGTCGCAGTCGGGCGAGCTCGTGGGCGTCATCGTGCAGCTCGGCGGCCAGACCGCCCTCGGTCTCGCGAAGGGCCTCGAGGCGGCGGGGGTGCCGATCCTCGGCACGAGCCCCGGCGCGATCGACCTCGCGGAGGAGCGCGGACTGTTCTCCGGCATCCTCGACCGCGCGGGACTCATCTCGCCGCGCAACGGCACCGCCACCGACGCGCCGAGCGCCGTCGCCGTCGCCGAGGCGATCGGCTACCCGGTGCTCGTGCGTCCCAGCTTCGTGCTCGGCGGACGCGGCATGGAGATCGTCTACGACACCCCGAGCCTCGAGGACTACTTCGACCGGGTGCGCGACCAGGCCATCATCGGCCCGGGCTCGCCGCTGCTCGTCGACCGCTTCCTCGACGACGCCCTGGAGATCGACATCGACGCCCTCTACGACGGCGAGCGCCTGTACGTCGGCGGCATCATGGAGCACATCGAGGAGGCCGGTGTGCACTCGGGCGACTCCGCCTGCACTCTGCCGCCCGTCACGCTCGGCCGCGACGTGCTCGACCGGGTCGTCGACGCGACGCGCAAGATCGCCGAGGGCATCGGCGTCAACGGCCTGCTCAACGTGCAGTTCGCGATCGGCGCGGGCGTGCTCTACGTGCTCGAGGCGAACCCGCGTGCCTCGCGGACGGTGCCGTTCGTCTCGAAGGCGCTCGGCATCCCGCTCGCCAAGGCGGCCTCGCTCGTCATGGTGGGCCGCTCGATCGACGAGCTCGTGGGCGACGGCCTGCTGCCCGAGCACGACGGCTCGCGCGTGCCGCTCGACTCGCCCGTCTCGGTCAAGGAGGCGGTGCTGCCGTTCAAGCGCTTCCGCACCCGCGACGGCCACGTCGTCGACTCGGTGCTCGGGCCGGAGATGCGCTCGACCGGCGAGGTCATGGGCATCGACGCCGACTTCCCGCGCGCCTTCGCGAAGAGCCAGGACGCGGCCTACGGCGGGCTGCCCGACTCCGGCACCGTGTTCGTGTCGGTCGCCGACCGCGACAAGCGCGCCGTCGTGCTGCCGGTGCTGCGCCTGCAGCAGCTCGGCTTCGACATCGTCGCGACCGAGGGCACCGCCGAGGTGCTCGCGCGCAACGGCATCCGGGCCACCACGGTGCGCAAGTACTCGATGGGGCAGGGCGGCATCGAGGGCACGGTCGTCGACCTCATCAACACGGGGCGCATCGACGTGGTCATCAACACCCCGAGCGGCCGCAGCGCGCGCGCCGACGGGGTCGAGATCCGCACGGCGACCGTCGCGGCCGACAAGCCGCTGTTCACGACGATCGCGCAGCTCGGCGCCGCCGTCGGCTCGCTCGAGGCGCGCGGCTCCGAGGTGCGGGTGCGCAGCCTCCAGGACTACGCGACCGATCGCGCGGCCCGGGCGGGAGTCGCCGGATGA
- the rpoZ gene encoding DNA-directed RNA polymerase subunit omega codes for MADNKGIIDPPIDELLSKVDSKYQLVIFASKRARQINDYYADLHEGSLFDNVGPLVDSTIDDKPLSVALHEINEDKLVLTPLAE; via the coding sequence ATGGCCGACAACAAGGGCATCATCGACCCGCCCATCGACGAACTGCTGTCGAAGGTCGACTCGAAGTACCAGCTGGTGATCTTCGCCTCCAAGCGCGCCCGCCAGATCAACGACTACTACGCCGACCTGCACGAGGGCTCGCTCTTCGACAACGTCGGACCGCTCGTCGATTCGACGATCGACGACAAGCCCCTGTCGGTCGCGCTCCACGAGATCAACGAGGACAAGCTCGTCCTCACCCCGCTCGCCGAGTAA